CTAGTGTATAGAAAATGAATGACACACCATACAAAACATACATGAACTCAATTAGTCCAGCTTGTCCTTCAGCAAAACACAACTTACTGGCTAGGGTAAAAAGACTGAAAAAACAGAGGGTTCGTTTCATTTATACGGCCGCATTACGATTGTAACGTTCATTCCTTCGGTCGTCAAGATGTCATATTTGAACTCTTCCGTTGTTAACAAATGAATTTTCATTTCGGAGATGTCTGGCAAGCTGTCAGACGACAGAGTTAGGGTGTTTTTTTCAGTGTCGAACGACCATTTACTTCTAATTACTATGCGTTCATTGAACGCTTCAACCTCGTGGTTACTTCGGAACGTAGTATGATTGTGTTGTTCGCTCGTTGGAACTTTCATTTCTCCGATAAAATAGTCCGTAATTGTCCACTTTTTGTCGAGAAGTACGTTGATGTCAATGTCTTGAGCCATGCTTTCTGTGAAGAAAAATAAGATTGTCAATAAAGCGATTAAACGTCCCATTTCATTTCTTTTTAGAAACTGCTGAGTTTTCCATTCCGAGCCGTGGTTTCAGGCGGCTTAACAATTAACGCCAACGGTGCGCCTAAAAGTATTGCGTTTTGAAACTACTGAGTTTTCGAGATACGGTAACGTTACAGAACGAAACTGAGACTGACTGACGTACCGTCCCACGCAATAATTTTAGGCATTGTTGGGGTTAGTTTTTCTTTCTATTCCAGTTTGCAATCACTTTGTAAAGGATTCCGTAGGCAACAATGGTGCATAAGAAGGCATTGATTGTCCAAGGGGTTATTTCTTTTTCTGGGTGAGTCAGGACGTAAATAATTAAGAATGTCCCAAGGAGAGTGCCTGCAATTGCGGATACTTTTATCCAAAGTCTTTGATAAAGGTTTCCACATTTGGGTAATTCTGAATTTTCATTCTCGTCTTGATTTTCCAGGAACTCCATTAGGGCTTCGAATTCAGGGTCGTCAAAATAACCGTTGGTGACTATTGTAATACCAGTATCATCTGTAAACTTGAACTTCAGTAAGTTGAAATTCGGTTTGGTAGTATCAAGCCAGTACGTCTGTATCTGTGAGAATGTGACAATTCTGTCGAGTGGTTTTAGGAACAGTAGCTTTCCAATTGACTTAAATGACATACTTCCATCAAACATTTTTATTTCAACGGTACGATATGCAAGACTAAACCCAACCCATATTCCTAGAAAAGCTAGGATAAAAGACATTACCACTATAGCTTCTGTCGAAACTTCATCCGTGGAAAAAACCTTACTGTAAGTCGATTGGGTAACAGGAATTCCCAAAATCATGATTGGAATTGCGATAACGCCAAACCAACCTCTGTGATAGTCCTTAAGAATGAAAGTGCGCTCCATTTCAAATTAACCCCAACAATTGGCTAAAAGTAATTTTATTACCTATAGCCAGATTTGTCAACCAAATTTAACAATCTATTTTAAACACAGCTACCTGCCACCTACCACCAAGATAGGGTAAAAAAAAGACCTCCGAAATTTTAGAAACTTCGGAGGTCTTTCAATAAGCACTAAGCTCTCTCCTCAAACCTCTAACCTCTAAGCTCTAACCTCAAGCTCAGGTGCAGATGGCTGCCACCGGGGTGCTGAACTGGCTTACGCCACTGGCATTGATACCGATAAAGACGAAATAGTAAGTGGTTCCGGGTGTGAGTCCGATAATGGTCTTCTTGCGACTGGGATTGAAATCGAGGATGGCCGCAAAGGGGTTGGTGCCGGTTACGGGCCCTGTTCCTGTTTCCGTATTGCCGGGAACTGTGCTTGGCCCAATGAAAAGCTGTCCGGCCTCGTTGATATTGAAACTTGAAGGAATGGGTGCACCCGCAGTAATGATGCAGATGTAGCTCTGCACCTGATCCTGCTTGCCGCATTCTACCTGTAGCACACCCGATGAAGGATGGCTGATGACAATACCGTTGAGCTGCGTGGGCGAAGGCTGGTCGGAGGCGCTGCCTTTGGTAGGCACAAATTGCGACAGCACAATGATGTTTTCGTCACCATCGGCCACGGTATCCACATATTCGGACAATTGGTCCAGTGTTTTCATCAGGTCGCTGCGTGCTTGCATGTAGGCGGGTTTCTGGGCCTATCCGCCTGCCTTGTAAGTAGCGCGGGCGTTGATATAGGTATCGATAAGCGTCTGGAAATCCACCAGCGTCATGGGTGGCAGGGTAAATACGGTGGTGTTAGTGAATATTCCATCGCGTACGCCTCCAGCAAAATCTCCAAAACTGCCTATTGGCATGCGATGATAGGCTAAACTGCATCTGATCTTTTTCATGTTTCTGTTTTTTAAGGGTTCATATGATGATTATTGATTTTTAGATAAAGCAAGCGGAGTGTAGGCCGTGCTGCATGGCTTCAAGGCCTTATTGTGTGTGCAGATCGCATTAACATGTGCGCGGATCAGATCAACATGTGTGCAGATCGCATTAACATGGATGCGGATCGGATCAACAGGGATGCAGATCACATTAACATGGATGCAGATCGCATTAACATGGATGCAGATCGCATTAACATGGATGCAGATCGCATTAACATGGATGCAGATCAGATCAACATGGATGCAGATCGCATCAACAAGGATGCGGATCGGATCAACATGGATGCGAAAGGCATTTACAGATCTGTTGATGGTGTTTGCAAGGATGTTGTAGGATGATTGCATACAAATCTCAGAACATTATAGCAAGCTACAAACTACTAAATTTAGTAGTCGAAATAAGAAGAATTCGAGTTATTTGAGTTCAATTTTGCGTGCAAGCAGTAATTTCCTATAAGCGCCTGAAGTGCTATAAACGTCCAAAAGCTTGCGCACCGCTTTTAATCGCTTGTTAATGCCATGTACGGTAATATTCTCGTTTTTAGCCATCTTATGCAGGGGCACTTCCTTGGCGAAGGCATCTACCACGCGTATCATGCCGGGACTTATCTTCTTTAGCTTATGTGCAGGCACCAATTCCTCAATTGGCTTTACAAGTGGGACTTGCTTATTCGATCTAGGCCGCGGACACATGCTTCGGAGAAGAACATTAACACTAAGTTAACATCTTTTTCAAAAAAATGCAGGTAAGCAATAAGCCCCCACACAGCAGCAACAACCACAGGCCTTGCCACCTGCTCATCTGCCCTTTCCTGCCTCATTACTCATCTCTCCTCTAACCTCTCTTCTCAGCCTCAACTCTCCCCTGTTCGGCAAAGCCGAACTTTCCCCTCTCTTTTGAAGAGAGGGGTGCCCCGACCTGTCGGGACGGGGAGAGTTCGAAAAATCGAAGCGCAGCCCTCACCCCTCTAACCTATAACCTATAACCTATAACCTCTCTCCTCAAGCCTCAACTCTCCCCTGTTCGGCAAAGCCGAACTTTCCCCTCTCTTTTGAAGAGAGGGGTGTCCCGACCTGTCGGGACGGGGAGAGTTCGAAAAATCGAAGCGCAGCCCTTACCTCACCCCTCAAGCCTCAACGCTCAAAATCAGCAGCCAATGAAGTACTTTTCCGCACCGAACAGCATATCGAATGAACGTTCAAGAACAAATTGAAAGCTACATTGCCTCTCAGCCAGCGCCAAAGCGCGCAGACATGCAAGCCTTGCACAACTACATGCTTCAAGCATTGCCAACGGGTAAATTGTGGTTCCTAGATGGTAAAGACGAGAACGGGAAAATTGTTTCCAATCCGAATATAGGCTACGGACTACAGACCATAACATATTCAGACGGTAGAACCAAAGCGTTCTATCAGATCGGTATCAGTGCCAACACCACCGGAATCTCCGTGTATATCATGGGGCTTGAAGACAAAAAGTACTTGCCCAACACGTATGGCAAAACAATTGGCAAAGCAACGGTAACCGGCTATTGCATTAAATTCAGATCGCTGAAAGACATAGATATGGATACGCTTGAAACTGCCATAAAAGAGGGTGTCAAACAGACCACGTAAAGATAGAAGCAATGGCAACTAACAAGAATCTGAACAGCGAAGTGACTGACTTTTTGGACGCACAAGAACATCCATTTAGAAAGGAAATTGAACAATTAAGGAGCTGCATCTTATCGGCAAACACCGCTTTGACAGAAAATATCAAGTGGAATGGGCCGAATTATTGCTTCAATGGTGCGGATAGAATCACCATGAGAATTCAACCACCCATTAAACAGCTTCAACTCATTTTTCATCGAGGGGCACTCAAACAGCCGCAAGCCCAACACAGGCTGATTGCGAATAAAAGTAAACTGCTGGTCTGGAAAGAAAACGATCGGGCAATTGTAACCTTCAGATCTCTCCAAGAAATCGAAAATGGCAAAGCCGAACTGACCGACATCGTAACTGAATGGATAAGTGCTACGAAATAAAGACAACGAACCGCTAACCGCAGCTACAAGAGATTGGCGCCTATCTGGTTAGATGAAGCTCCATGCTTCTCCTTACCCCTCTAACCTCTAACCTCTCTCCTCTAACCTCTAACCTCTAACCTCTCTCCTCTAACCTCTAACCTCAGTTCCAACGGTCAATGTTATTATTCAAAGGCATTCATTACTTTCACACTACCGATGCGATGAGGTTCGGAGGTTATGAGAACGCCAGAGCACAAAGAAACTAAGCGAGATCAAAAGCCCGATTGAGGGGATGGACATCTGAATAATGTCTGTATGTTTGGTTAAGCCATACAGACCTATCCCTCCGCCTACCGGGCGGATATGTTTGTATCCCCTGGCATAAATACAGACCTATAAACGAGTTAGCAACAACCAAAAAATTGAAATGAAAGAAATTATTGAAAATAGAAAATCTGCATTTAAGGCAGAACTCAATAATGACCTCATATCAGATACTGTAATAATAAGAAAGAACCTTCTTCATGGCAATCCAATAATTTATTATGAAGACGAAGAAAGGTATTTTTTTCTGAAGCAAAAGGTTGCGAATTTCTTTAATGTCAGTACCACAAAAGTGGTTATGGTTGGTTCTGCAAAACTTGGATTTAGCATTGCACCAAAAAAAATATGGAATGACTTTAACGAAGAGTCCGACATAGATATTGTAGTTATCAGTGAAACAGTATTCGATGAATACTGGCAAGAATTGCCCATCTTCAATATTAATGTTAAAGCAAGAAGTCAGCAGGAAGATAAGAACTATAGAGAATTCTTAGAATACTTTTTAAAAGGTTGGATTAGACCAGATTTATTTCCTTTCAACTATACTAAGAAAAATGAATGGTTTGAATTCTTCAAAAGCATTTCATACGGCAAGTATGGTAATTATAAAATAGCAGGTGCTATTTTTCGAAATGAGTACTTTTTCGAACAATATCATTCTCGTAATATCAGCAGACTAAGGTTAGAAAATTATGAATAATATAGGAACAGCAGACAACGAGAAATTACTCGACTTATACAACGATTTAAAGAATGGAACTCTCGTTTTACGTCCATCTTTTCAGCGTAATTTAGTTTGGAATAACTCTCATAAACAAAAGTTTATAGACACTATACTAAGAGGATTCCCTTTTCCTGAAATTTACCTTGCAGACGGAGAAATAGACTTAGAATCTCAAACTTCTACTCGGCTTGTAGTTGATGGTCAACAAAGGTTGGATACCATTTTTTCCTATATCAACGGAGAAATT
The nucleotide sequence above comes from Flavobacteriales bacterium. Encoded proteins:
- a CDS encoding DUF1801 domain-containing protein, which codes for MATNKNLNSEVTDFLDAQEHPFRKEIEQLRSCILSANTALTENIKWNGPNYCFNGADRITMRIQPPIKQLQLIFHRGALKQPQAQHRLIANKSKLLVWKENDRAIVTFRSLQEIENGKAELTDIVTEWISATK
- a CDS encoding DUF1801 domain-containing protein, whose product is MNVQEQIESYIASQPAPKRADMQALHNYMLQALPTGKLWFLDGKDENGKIVSNPNIGYGLQTITYSDGRTKAFYQIGISANTTGISVYIMGLEDKKYLPNTYGKTIGKATVTGYCIKFRSLKDIDMDTLETAIKEGVKQTT